The proteins below are encoded in one region of Huiozyma naganishii CBS 8797 chromosome 7, complete genome:
- the VTC2 gene encoding vacuolar transporter chaperone (similar to Saccharomyces cerevisiae VTC2 (YFL004W) and VTC3 (YPL019C); ancestral locus Anc_8.71) — MLFGVRLANDIYPPWKDSYIRYDHLKDLLKEDIVVRDRDALKKEEKSIADARGWTDKDESRFVEALDSELQKVYTFQLNKYNTLMEKLNQLEKQTDTEEKIKTLNSDAFQRILEDSLTEAKELDNFSRLNFTGFVKIVKKHDKLHPKYPSVRSLLEVRLKELPFHSEEYSPLLYRISLLYNILRGNFSTVSKSLASASKLSNFGSADGGDMEFTSFKFWIHEDNLMEVKTIILRHLPVLVYAAAPTENSNMVDKFESDLLDDDEHARSSNSSTGNISERGLQHKSLDPTITNLYFDNEYFELYNNKLLKNSAAPTLRLRWIGKLSERPDIFLEKRMVVETDDGKKDFDETRVKMKQKFLNGFIFNGDTKYKEQMLKKLKGSGTVASELDRLGNDFDELQRFIMQEELQPVLRTIYTRTAFQIPGDDRIRITIDSDILYVREDSFDKSRPIRDPKNWHRTDIDSDVANPLKFLRTGEYAKFPFSVMEIKVKNSNVSQTQTGNSVSALKLAGKNAQWISDLTNSHLVKEVPRFSLYIQGVASLFSDDEKLDVLPFWLPDLENDIRQNPSQAYDEEKKKMKRQKEIQAKIDGMRRLSKIQMPSSPSHFPQGEIGHRSDTNADLEDHESSDEESAEAQSTTRSKMRTRKRKEPTFLKILVGRDSKLIGVDSEDEEIDLPSGVKRPETLLKNAGPIKVETKVWLANERTFNRWLRVTTLLSVLTFSIYNSVKKAAFPGLANTLAFIYFALTLFCGIWSYVVYLKRLNVIKQRSGQHLDAPLGPIIVALVLIVSLVINFVVAFREAALKGSFNTAVAGNRPDDNIPQKLVRIQSLIYKLVGAES, encoded by the coding sequence ATGCTGTTTGGTGTTCGACTGGCAAATGACATCTACCCCCCCTGGAAGGATTCGTACATCAGGTACGACCATCTGAAGGAtctcttgaaggaggatATTGTTGTAAGAGACAGGGATGCGTTGAaaaaggaggagaagagcaTTGCTGATGCGCGTGGCTGGACCGATAAGGACGAATCGCGCTTTGTGGAGGCGTTAGATAGCGAGTTGCAGAAAGTTTATACGTTCCAGCTGAACAAGTATAACACGTTGATGGAGAAATTGAACCAGCTCGAAAAGCAGACGGATacggaggagaagatcaagacACTGAACTCTGACGCGTTCCAGCGTATCTTGGAGGACTCTCTAACGGAGGCTAAAGAATTGGACAACTTTTCGCGGTTGAACTTCACCGGGTTCGTAAAGATCGTCAAGAAACACGATAAGTTACATCCGAAGTACCCATCAGTCAGATCTCTGTTGGAGGTACGGCTGAAGGAGCTGCCCTTCCACTCGGAAGAGTATTCGCCCTTGCTATACCGCATTTCTTTACTGTACAACATACTGAGGGGCAATTTCAGCACGGTTTCCAAGTCTCTTGCTTCTGCCTCTAAGCTGTCCAATTTTGGATCAGCGGATGGCGGCGATATGGAATTCACAAGCTTCAAGTTTTGGATCCACGAGGATAACTTGATGGAGGTCAAAACAATAATCTTGCGGCACTTGCCTGTGTTGGTGTACGCGGCAGCCCCAACCGAAAACAGCAATATGGTCGACAAGTTTGAGTCGGATCTGCTGGATGACGACGAGCATGCGCGGTCTTCGAACTCAAGCACAGGGAATATCAGTGAGAGAGGCTTGCAGCACAAATCGCTGGACCCAACTATCACAAACCTGTATTTTGACAACGAGTATTTTGAACTGTACAACAATaagctgctgaagaacagCGCAGCTCCCACTCTCAGATTGCGCTGGATAGGTAAGCTTTCGGAAAGACCGGATAtatttttggagaagaggatgGTGGTCGAAACCGATGACGGCAAGAAGGACTTCGACGAAACAAGGGTCAAGATGAAGCAGAAATTCTTGAACGGGTTTATCTTCAACGGAGATACCAAGTACAAGGAGcagatgttgaagaaattgaagggCAGCGGGACTGTTGCATCTGAGTTGGATCGCTTGGGCAACGACTTTGATGAGCTGCAACGATTCATTATGCAAGAGGAGTTACAACCCGTGTTGAGGACCATCTATACAAGAACCGCGTTTCAGATACCGGGTGATGATAGAATTAGGATCACCATTGACTCCGACATCCTATACGTGAGGGAAGATTCTTTCGATAAGTCGAGACCAATTAGGGATCCGAAAAACTGGCATAGAACCGATATCGATTCGGATGTTGCCAATCCGCTGAAGTTTTTGCGAACCGGTGAATATGCAAAGTTCCCATTCTCTGTGATGGAAATCAAGGTGAAGAATTCGAACGTCTCTCAGACACAAACCGGCAATTCTGTATCCGCCCTTAAATTGGCTGGCAAAAATGCTCAATGGATTAGTGACCTGACGAATTCACATCTTGTGAAAGAAGTTCCGCGGTTCTCGTTGTATATCCAGGGTGTCGCCTCTTTGTTTAGTGATGATGAGAAGCTGGATGTCCTGCCGTTCTGGTTACCGGATCTTGAGAATGATATCAGACAAAACCCTTCCCAAGCTTATGatgaggaaaagaaaaaaatgaagagaCAGAAGGAAATTCAAGCAAAAATTGATGGGATGCGTAGGCTATCAAAGATCCAAATGCCCAGTTCGCCTTCCCATTTCCCTCAGGGAGAAATTGGTCATAGGTCGGATACAAACGCTGACCTTGAGGACCATGAATCATCCGATGAGGAATCTGCCGAGGCCCAAAGCACAACTAGGTCAAAAATGcggacaagaaaaagaaaggaacctaccttcttgaaaattCTAGTTGGAAGAGATTCAAAGCTAATTGGTGTTGATTCAGAGGATGAAGAGATTGATCTTCCCTCTGGTGTGAAAAGACCGGAAACGCTATTGAAGAACGCTGGACCCATTAAAGTGGAAACCAAGGTTTGGTTGGCAAATGAACGGACTTTTAACAGATGGTTACGGGTCACCACATTGTTGAGTGTTTTGACATTTTCCATCTACAACTCTGTTAAAAAGGCGGCCTTCCCTGGTCTGGCTAATACTTTGGCGTTCATTTATTTCGCGTTGACATTATTTTGTGGTATATGGTCGTACGTTGTTTATCTCAAAAGATTGAACGTCATCAAGCAAAGAAGCGGTCAACATTTGGACGCACCATTAGGACCGATTATTGTTGCATTAGTCCTTATAGTTTCGCTCGTTATCAATTTTGTGGTTGCCTTTAGAGAAGCAGCCTTGAAGGGCTCATTTAATACAGCCGTTGCTGGTAACCGTCCGGATGATAATATCCCACAGAAACTGGTACGGATCCAGAGTCTAATTTACAAGCTTGTAGGCGCAGAGAGTTGA
- the BLM10 gene encoding proteasome activator BLM10 (similar to Saccharomyces cerevisiae BLM10 (YFL007W); ancestral locus Anc_8.69), giving the protein MSDDGIREPVPRRNKKLSNLQTGDMSIGKMLLRSRTPRVGSPRLKVPSETRAKSATPSYNLADEVEADTVLKGRLKHYGLDYPDDADEFEACCYDRDSKWFSRDVKPEFQVEKHLPYNTETHQEQAKYIVQVLVNLYIAIASLDIQGVISITSKDLADLKDDIDDLALKTDLFRLGDEQVHPDNDGGFPEFNEDELYNEDNFISNAGPDVNTTGKITAKSSSVVNVNHWSNELRNCMNFPFPLGLRKRLATVYFYLSLVDGQKIARDLFVRIFEQLVSHDDKGTNFTTLLQESGLILDHKILFSFFTSFFPYPDSDYNRYDLSCKEDLDLFRVLLKLSHYSKPFFNESDETLLKDCMRWLLSSFSPATMSIVLPLITSFIPHHYNKVSKVTDFLPNCYSLWSSVSAHVAVDSHMYEFAGDVAEGAYFKILKEGPTHLSDCGVDFGEFGIFTDSQMTFMFNRLQGQLRANGQIHSYGRVVKPFVYSINGSNFERFFVEFEKLTKAINTYVHPSNSGSWTKPIAKFVHSFVKAYHSRVQVESSKAHKVNFAGYCLNPDCHDKVIRLLTDIIFTGTQNKSSEVTNFYISSIAYLLDIPSTTSNLIYDRILEDIYDFLSDEYVNSKHKAISSLKEFTRVARFFVMHKLYRVHATNLLSMLVARIDTNDLILSSHILNAVVSICSFIPLQNLLAEDQPLTFESHTIPFVQQHFFHLKEHSDEQFVYDEDILSQAFAASTSVISNILKLYVDKLFALVDVELDEGFEFKLNQTTMVMIESMNDDMFSYFAEVFQRMFWENDAFQVKDPNYEIATIVLAALVRHDPSLNKNIADLLIYGIEQEVEKGAGSIRNYSEISQRDVKLVLYLTALNDVLRQSHHAILEIGSKLKDCIKYCLENISNPPLDILVSILVHGSIASLSSTEITRCGLFSDSCNVPKNERWGGLQDDDRKFQPENLNFDWHVPTQPEITFAANFFDSITDFCIEKLEKLMTTVHSNTRYVDDLQKYILVFTHAISGASLLFDPDFNRNKGERADRSSYREKLMLLKHIREKNCDNEELNVDIEQICLDKDESSFYDEFQNDDARDDSDAVVVSDDRSYRFLADDSISEVPSALGTPVSGHRPGDSLINSSLVFRDLDIYSCNYFFGLTPEEKVSHPEYFQVHKTRSKIGLFLHKLFNFFSKNFENNTNLCQVLLHSIKVWFTNVGQDTLFNDDPCAFLDIDFVENIQTLANRNSYFTRTYMAVKANAFHQDRVLLHSTNRFPSRLEIQLLKDVIDLATSVYPGINQLAQGTLAHCMKQLIGSYSVIIRNLMNNIRKTLESKNNAKLEAILRVLMVNKIRKKLLNDYKNVEELFFLLVDCSHVQELKVAMRSCNIMSNLISNLEIPSSVCIVDDRIWAPLYPPDKSVKLQVNAVKIAKDKKRTAYLQTLTSFQNRLLSLLDEDRELNWKVQASVIRLVSKIESNLETVTNKSVIEVLFSQSRTHHPHIVHLVLKSMLSIFNKFLSLSDYRYDVANAYRRSFDPYFIEVLDTSSDKSTVEFKREMHNYDSPSYYIDAKAYAGWMCWGAPLKVIKPCKYVLNLKPAELDVFLKTKELLTKQWVGSITSTLIKDNETHGSFSSGEVSFFILLIVVSCEFGEGPLKLKDLFELCTQYYDRTDKASMIISVELVAAFVCGKKYLDSAACESIDNYLDGFFADCLGHDLNRDSLEVWGTVCWWIPSVIDIRRCKPFCEHFVNITNLLTPSFDEVARQSARLVMLKNILTTLEFRSFHLKYIFDNLVFDHPYDQIRENVARTFAILIQNDSYPSFDNLESLLEANRSNPNGLGLALKIPTERCDREIKRLFESFANEAETIKGLSTAEVLKTRYFYLCSTIFYWITDMAKGPTRILLVPYIADYVLPFLMSLINQKDVCKLAGLDPTKMFLELTSLPVSAKDVELIVAYFCHKNGNVRSSYQIRVQLMCLEYILSAQLLQMSGEVLAVISDYVKLQLFNPDFVEVRLGAAKVLSEIIHHSMKSTDPALKLLLKKFNAGLPRSSWEEKQALSKTSVEVHANVLGIGAIVSAFPYVFPLPSWIPEELSRLSFWARTTGMVGTAAKDIISEFKKVRADTWAFDRTVFNSEELEDLEGVIWRSYYA; this is encoded by the coding sequence ATGAGTGACGACGGCATCAGAGAGCCGGTTCCCCGGAGGAACAAGAAGCTATCGAACCTGCAAACTGGCGACATGTCCATTGGTAAAATGCTGCTGAGGTCAAGAACACCGCGGGTTGGCTCGCCGCGGTTAAAAGTTCCTTCGGAAACAAGAGCTAAATCCGCCACCCCATCTTACAATCTGGCAGATGAGGTCGAAGCAGATACTGTGCTGAAGGGAAGGTTGAAACACTACGGGCTAGACTACCCGGATGATGCGGATGAGTTTGAAGCGTGTTGCTACGACAGGGACTCGAAATGGTTTAGTAGGGATGTCAAGCCTGAATTCCAAGTTGAGAAACATTTACCGTACAACACCGAGACGCACCAAGAACAAGCGAAATACATAGTGCAAGTTTTGGTCAATCTGTATATTGCAATTGCATCGTTGGATATTCAGGGGGTGATTTCGATTACTAGCAAAGACTTGGCGGACTTGAAGGATGACATTGATGACCTAGCTCTGAAAACTGATTTGTTTAGACTTGGGGATGAACAGGTTCATCCTGATAACGACGGGGGCTTCCCAGAGTTTAACGAAGACGAGTTGTACAATGAGGACAACTTTATCAGCAATGCCGGGCCTGACGTGAACACGACAGGTAAGATCACAGCAAAATCATCCTCTGTGGTCAATGTAAACCATTGGAGCAACGAGCTCAGAAACTGCATGAACTTCCCTTTCCCACTTGGTTTAAGGAAAAGATTGGCAACAGTCTATTTTTACCTATCTCTGGTAGATGGTCAAAAGATAGCCCGGGATCTTTTTGTGCGGATTTTTGAGCAGTTGGTAAGTCACGATGACAAGGGGACTAATTTCACTACTTTGCTGCAAGAAAGTGGTTTGATTCTTGATCATAAAATTctcttcagtttctttacCAGTTTTTTCCCGTATCCAGATTCTGACTATAATCGCTATGATTTATCTTGTAAGGAAGATCTAGATTTGTTTAGGGTCTTGCTAAAACTATCTCATTATTCCAAGCCTTTTTTCAACGAGAGTGATGAAACTTTGTTAAAGGATTGTATGCGTTGGTTGCTGTCAAGCTTTTCGCCCGCTACAATGTCCATCGTGCTCCCACTAATCACATCCTTTATTCCTCATCATTACAACAAGGTCTCGAAAGTCACTGACTTCCTTCCAAACTGCTACAGTCTGTGGAGTTCAGTCAGTGCACATGTTGCTGTTGACTCACATATGTACGAATTTGCGGGGGACGTTGCTGAGGGGGCATATTTTAAGATTTTAAAAGAGGGACCAACCCATCTCAGTGACTGTGGCGTGGACTTTGGAGAGTTCGGAATTTTCACCGATAGTCAGATGACGTTCATGTTCAACCGATTACAGGGACAGTTAAGAGCAAATGGTCAAATCCATTCATACGGGAGAGTTGTCAAACCGTTTGTTTATAGCATAAACGGGTCCAATTTTGAACGGTTTTTTGTGGAGTTCGAAAAACTGACTAAAGCCATTAACACGTACGTTCATCCCTCCAATTCTGGATCCTGGACTAAGCCAATAGCCAAATTTGTTCATTCTTTTGTAAAAGCTTACCATAGCAGAGTGCAGGTCGAGAGTAGCAAAGCTCATAAAGTGAATTTTGCTGGCTACTGCTTGAACCCAGACTGCCATGACAAGGTCATAAGGTTGTTGACTGACATTATTTTCACAGGCACACAAAACAAAAGTTCAGAGGTAACGAATTTTTACATTTCTAGTATTGCGTATCTGCTAGACATACCATCCACCACTTCAAACCTCATTTATGACAGAATTTTGGAGGACATATACGATTTTCTGTCCGACGAATACGTTAATTCCAAGCACAAGGcgatctcttctttgaaagagtttaCCAGAGTTGCAAGGTTTTTTGTTATGCACAAGCTATACAGGGTTCACGCGACGAATCTGTTGTCCATGCTTGTTGCTAGAATCGACACAAATGATCTGATTCTGTCAAGTCATATTTTAAACGCGGTTGTTTCGATATGTTCTTTTATTCCGTTGCAGAATTTGTTGGCCGAGGACCAGCCATTAACATTTGAGTCTCATACTATCCCATTTGTTCAGCAGCATTTTTTCCACCTCAAGGAGCACTCTGATGAACAGTTTGTTTATGATGAAGATATCCTTTCCCAAGCTTTTGCAGCATCTACCTCCGTAATCAGTAACATCCTAAAGCTGTACGTTGACAAGTTATTTGCTTTGGTGGACGTTGAACTGGACGAAGGCTTTGAATTTAAATTAAATCAAACGACCATGGTTATGATAGAGTCGATGAACGATGATATGTTCAGTTATTTTGCCGaagtctttcaaagaatgttTTGGGAAAATGATGCATTTCAAGTGAAGGACCCAAATTACGAAATTGCGACAATTGTGCTTGCTGCACTAGTGAGACATGATCCAtccttgaacaagaacatcgCTGACCTCTTGATATATGGCATCGAGCAAGAGGTTGAAAAAGGTGCAGGATCTATAAGGAACTATTCAGAAATTAGCCAACGGGATGTCAAATTAGTGCTTTACTTGACTGCTTTGAATGATGTTTTGAGACAGTCGCATCATGCTATACTGGAGATTGGCTCTAAATTGAAGGACTGTATCAAATATTGTCTTGAAAATATTTCGAACCCACCACTGGATATATTGGTGTCTATTCTGGTTCATGGCAGTATTGCCAGTTTGTCAAGCACTGAAATTACTAGATGTGGATTATTTTCCGACTCTTGTAATGTACCCAAAAATGAACGTTGGGGTGGACTGCAAGATGACGATAGGAAGTTTCAGCCCGAAAACCTAAATTTTGATTGGCACGTTCCCACTCAGCCCGAGATTACTTTTGCTGCAAACTTTTTTGACTCGATCACTGACTTCTGTATCGAAAAGCTGGAAAAGTTGATGACTACAGTCCATTCAAACACGAGATATGTGGATGATCTCCAGAAATATATCCTAGTTTTCACTCATGCGATTTCTGGTGCAAGTTTGCTTTTCGACCCAGACTTTAACAGGAACAAAGGCGAAAGGGCAGACAGGTCGTCGTATAGGGAAAAACTGATGCTGTTGAAGCACATCAGGGAGAAAAACTGCGATAATGAAGAACTGAACGTCGATATCGAACAGATATGTTTGGATAAAGATGAGTCCAGTTTTTACGAtgaatttcaaaatgatGATGCGCGTGACGATTCCGATGCTGTTGTGGTTTCAGATGATAGATCTTATCGCTTTTTGGCAGACGATTCTATTTCTGAAGTACCATCGGCTCTCGGCACGCCAGTTTCTGGACATCGTCCTGGAGACTCACTCATTAATTCCAGTTTGGTGTTTAGAGATTTGGACATTTACAGTTGCAACTATTTCTTCGGTTTGACACCTGAAGAGAAGGTTTCACACCCAGAATATTTCCAAGTTCACAAAACCAGAAGTAAGATAGGTTTATTTTTGCATAAgctcttcaattttttctcaaaaaacTTTGAGAACAACACAAATCTGTGCCAAGTATTACTGCATAGTATCAAAGTCTGGTTTACGAATGTGGGTCAGGACACCCTCTTCAACGATGATCCGTGTGCCTTCTTGGATATCGACTTTGTTGAGAATATCCAGACACTAGCTAACCGCAATTCGTATTTCACAAGAACGTATATGGCGGTTAAAGCGAACGCTTTTCATCAGGATCGGGTCTTGTTACATTCAACGAACCGGTTTCCATCCAGATTGGAAATACAATTGCTAAAAGATGTTATTGACCTTGCAACATCTGTTTACCCCGGTATAAATCAGCTGGCTCAGGGTACGTTAGCGCACTGCATGAAGCAGCTGATCGGTTCTTATTCTGTGATAATAAGgaatttgatgaacaacatACGGAAGACTCTTGAATCGAAAAACAATGCTAAGTTGGAGGCCATTTTAAGGGTTCTCATGGTGAACAAGATTCGCAAAAAGTTACTCAATGACTACAAAAATGTGGAAGaacttttctttttattgGTAGACTGTAGCCATGTTCAGGAACTGAAGGTAGCAATGCGCTCCTGTAATATCATGAGCAATTTaatttcaaatttggaGATTCCATCGAGCGTTTGCATCGTTGATGATAGGATATGGGCACCATTATACCCACCAGATAAATCTGTAAAGCTCCAAGTAAACGCCGTCAAGATAGCgaaagacaaaaaaaggacTGCATATCTCCAGACGTTGACGAGTTTCCAAAATAGACTTTTGAGTCTGTTAGATGAGGACAGAGAGCTGAATTGGAAAGTACAGGCATCTGTTATTAGATTGGTTTCTAAAATTGAATCAAACTTGGAAACTGTGACCAATAAAAGTGTCATTGAGGTACTATTCTCGCAATCACGGACGCACCATCCCCACATTGTGCATTTGGTTTTAAAATCAATGCTTTCGattttcaacaagtttcTGTCATTATCCGATTATCGGTACGATGTTGCTAACGCATATAGAAGATCGTTTGATCCATACTTTATTGAGGTGCTCGATACGTCGTCTGATAAGTCCACTGTGGAATTCAAAAGAGAAATGCACAATTACGATTCGCCATCCTATTATATTGATGCTAAGGCATATGCTGGGTGGATGTGTTGGGGTGCTCCTTTGAAGGTAATAAAACCATGCAAGTACgttttgaacttgaagcCTGCAGAACTTGACgtgtttttgaaaacgaaGGAGCTTCTGACAAAGCAATGGGTCGGTTCCATAACAAGCACGCTGATCAAAGACAATGAAACACATGGTTCTTTCAGCAGTGGGGAAGTTTCGTTCTTTATTCTTTTGATAGTGGTTTCCTGTGAGTTTGGCGAAGGGCCCTTGAAGCTAAAAGATCTCTTCGAACTTTGCACTCAGTACTATGACAGAACAGATAAGGCTTCCATGATTATCTCGGTAGAGCTTGTTGCCGCTTTTGTTTGTGGCAAGAAGTACTTGGATAGTGCAGCTTGTGAAAGTATTGATAACTATTTGGATGGATTCTTTGCCGATTGTTTAGGCCACGACCTGAACCGGGATTCGTTGGAGGTTTGGGGCACAGTTTGCTGGTGGATTCCCTCTGTTATCGATATCAGAAGGTGTAAGCCGTTCTGCGAGCATTTTGTTAATATTACAAATTTGTTGACTCCCAGTTTTGACGAGGTGGCAAGACAGTCTGCAAGACTTGTcatgttgaagaacattCTAACCACTTTAGAGTTTCGGTCCTTCCACTTGAAATACATCTTTGACAATTTAGTATTTGACCATCCGTACGATCAGATTCGTGAGAACGTTGCGAGAACGTTCGCAATCTTGATTCAAAATGATAGTTACCCCTCCTTTGATAATTTGGAATCGCTATTGGAGGCTAATAGGTCCAATCCCAATGGGTTGGGTTTGGCGTTGAAGATTCCCACAGAGAGGTGTGATAGAGAAATCAAGAGGTTGTTCGAGTCGTTTGCAAACGAGGCAGAGACGATTAAGGGCCTGTCGACAGCAGAGGTGTTAAAAACGAGATATTTCTACCTGTGTTCGACGATATTTTACTGGATTACCGACATGGCAAAAGGTCCAACTAGAATACTTCTAGTTCCGTACATTGCTGATTATGTCCTCCCATTTTTGATGTCTTTGATCAACCAGAAGGATGTGTGCAAGCTAGCAGGGCTCGACCCGACCAAAATGTTTTTAGAACTGACGAGTCTCCCCGTGAGTGCCAAGGATGTGGAATTGATTGTTGCGTACTTCTGCCATAAGAACGGAAACGTCCGCTCTTCGTACCAAATAAGGGTGCAGCTGATGTGTCTGGAGTATATTTTATCCGCGCAGCTATTACAAATGAGCGGGGAAGTCCTGGCCGTCATTTCCGATTATGTCAAGTTACAACTGTTCAACCCAgattttgttgaagtaaGACTCGGCGCCGCCAAAGTGTTATCCGAGATTATACATCACAGCATGAAGTCGACGGACCCCgcgttgaagttgttgctgaaaaagttcaatGCTGGGTTACCTCGCTCCTCTTGGGAGGAGAAGCAAGCCTTGTCCAAGACAAGTGTTGAGGTCCATGCCAACGTTTTGGGGATTGGTGCCATCGTTTCCGCGTTCCCGTACGTATTCCCGCTGCCCAGCTGGATCCCGGAGGAGCTCAGCAGGCTGTCGTTTTGGGCAAGAACCACTGGTATGGTCGGCACCGCGGCAAAGGACATCATCAGcgagttcaagaaggttAGGGCGGATACCTGGGCTTTTGACAGGACCGTGTTCAACAGCGAGGAACTGGAGGACCTGGAAGGTGTGATCTGGAGAAGTTACTACGCCTAG
- the SEC4 gene encoding Rab family GTPase SEC4 (similar to Saccharomyces cerevisiae SEC4 (YFL005W); ancestral locus Anc_8.70): MSVARNSTASGGKNYDSIMKILLVGDSGVGKSCLLVRFVEDRFNPSFITTIGIDFKIKTVDINGKKVKLQLWDTAGQERFRTITTAYYRGAMGIILVYDVTDERTFNNIRQWFTTVTEHANDDAQLLLVGNKSDMDTRVVSREQGETLAAELGLPFVESSAKDDDNVNEIFFTLTKLIQDKIDANTVSTGNGKGGNININSSSAKSSSKSNCC; the protein is encoded by the coding sequence atgtCTGTTGCAAGGAATTCAACTGCTTCTGGTGGGAAGAACTACGATTCGATCATGAAGATTTTGCTTGTTGGTGATTCTGGTGTTGGGAAATCCTGTCTGCTGGTTCGGTTTGTGGAGGACCGGTTCAATCCGTCGTTCATCACGACTATTGGGATTGATTTCAAGATTAAGACTGTCGACATAAACGGGAAGAAGGTAAAGCTGCAACTGTGGGACACTGCTGGGCAGGAGAGGTTTAGAACAATTACCACTGCGTACTACCGTGGTGCTATGGGTATTATATTAGTGTACGACGTCACGGACGAGAGAACGTTCAATAATATCAGACAGTGGTTCACGACGGTCACGGAGCATGCCAACGACGACGCgcagctgctgttggtcGGTAACAAAAGCGACATGGACACGAGGGTTGTCTCGCGCGAACAAGGTGAAACACTGGCAGCCGAGCTGGGGTTGCCCTTCGTGGAGTCCAGTGCCAAGGACGATGACAACGTCAACGAAATATTCTTTACACTGACCAAGTTGATCCAGGACAAGATCGACGCAAACACGGTCTCTACTGGGAATGGCAAGGGTGGGAACATAAACATCAATTCCAGCAGTGCGAAGAGTAGCAGCAAGTCGAATTGCTGTTAG